A genomic stretch from Cloacibacterium caeni includes:
- the nosZ gene encoding Sec-dependent nitrous-oxide reductase, translated as MKIIQLFGISAFASLAFLGSCKPKGTETAVSGDAAEKVYVAPGKYDEMYNFVSGGFNGQVNVYGLPSGRLLKVLPVFSVNPENGYGYSEETKPMLETSHGFIPWDDQHHLALSQTNGETDGRWLFANANNTPRVARLDLKTFKTVEIIELPNSAGNHSSPFITENTEYVVAGTRFAVPTDDQNGDVPINSFKENFKGVISFIGVNKETGDMNLSFQIEAPGVNFDLSHAGKGKSHGWFFFSCYNSEQANSLLEVNASQNDKDFIMAVNWKKAEEYLKAGKGRKVKTQYAHNTWNEETHTATSKMEQEVTVLSAKELKDICYFMPTPKSPHGCDVDPTGEYIIGSGKLAAMIPVHSFSKMLKAIENKEFSGEYDGIPILKYESTLHGEVQKPGLGPLHTEFDGKGNAYTSMFVSSEVVKWDIKTLKVLDRQPTFYSVGHLMVAGGDTSKPFGKYLVAYNKITKDRFLPTGPELTQSAQLFDISGDKMKLLLDFPTFGEPHYAQAAPAELFTKNQLKFYDIAKNKHPYATKGEAESKVVRQGNKVHVYMTSIRSHFAPDNIEGIKVGDEVYFHVTNLEQDWDVPHGFAIKGNQNAELLIMPGETCTLKWVPKKPGMYPMYCTDFCSALHQEMQGYVRVSPAGSNVPLTYSLNNKADNAKSPVKTAVTK; from the coding sequence GATGAAATGTATAATTTCGTTAGTGGTGGGTTCAATGGACAAGTAAATGTTTATGGATTGCCAAGTGGTAGATTATTAAAAGTATTACCTGTTTTCTCTGTAAATCCAGAAAATGGGTATGGTTACAGTGAAGAAACTAAACCGATGTTAGAAACTTCTCACGGATTTATTCCTTGGGACGATCAACACCACTTAGCATTATCTCAAACTAATGGAGAAACAGATGGAAGATGGTTATTCGCTAACGCTAATAACACACCACGTGTTGCAAGATTAGATCTTAAAACATTTAAAACAGTAGAAATTATAGAATTGCCGAACTCTGCAGGTAACCACTCTTCACCATTTATTACCGAAAATACAGAATATGTAGTGGCAGGTACTCGTTTTGCTGTTCCTACAGATGATCAAAACGGAGACGTTCCTATTAATTCTTTCAAAGAAAACTTCAAAGGAGTGATTTCTTTCATCGGAGTTAATAAAGAAACTGGCGATATGAATTTATCATTCCAAATTGAAGCTCCGGGTGTAAACTTTGACCTTTCTCACGCTGGTAAAGGAAAATCTCACGGTTGGTTCTTCTTCTCTTGCTATAATTCAGAACAAGCGAATTCTTTATTAGAAGTTAATGCTTCACAAAATGATAAAGACTTTATCATGGCGGTAAACTGGAAAAAAGCTGAAGAATATCTAAAAGCTGGTAAAGGTAGAAAAGTAAAAACTCAGTATGCTCATAATACTTGGAATGAAGAAACTCACACTGCTACCTCTAAAATGGAGCAAGAAGTGACTGTACTTTCTGCTAAAGAATTAAAAGATATTTGCTATTTCATGCCTACACCAAAATCTCCTCACGGTTGTGACGTAGACCCAACTGGTGAATATATTATTGGTTCTGGTAAATTAGCAGCAATGATTCCTGTTCACAGCTTTAGCAAAATGCTTAAAGCGATTGAAAACAAAGAATTTTCTGGTGAATATGATGGAATCCCAATCTTAAAATATGAATCTACACTTCATGGTGAAGTTCAAAAACCAGGTTTAGGGCCATTACACACAGAATTTGATGGAAAAGGTAACGCTTATACTTCTATGTTTGTATCTTCAGAAGTGGTGAAATGGGACATCAAAACATTAAAAGTTCTTGATAGACAACCAACTTTCTACTCTGTAGGTCACTTAATGGTTGCAGGTGGTGATACCAGCAAACCTTTCGGGAAATATTTAGTAGCTTATAATAAAATTACTAAAGACAGATTCTTACCAACAGGTCCAGAATTAACTCAATCTGCTCAGTTATTTGATATTAGCGGAGATAAAATGAAGCTGTTATTAGATTTTCCAACTTTTGGTGAACCTCACTACGCACAAGCTGCTCCTGCAGAATTATTCACGAAAAATCAGTTGAAATTCTATGATATTGCTAAAAACAAACATCCTTATGCAACTAAAGGTGAAGCAGAATCTAAAGTGGTAAGACAAGGCAATAAAGTACACGTTTATATGACTTCCATCCGCTCTCACTTTGCTCCAGATAATATTGAAGGTATCAAAGTAGGTGATGAAGTGTACTTCCACGTGACCAACTTAGAACAAGACTGGGATGTACCGCATGGTTTCGCTATCAAAGGCAATCAAAATGCAGAATTATTGATTATGCCAGGTGAAACTTGTACTCTAAAATGGGTTCCTAAAAAACCAGGAATGTACCCAATGTATTGTACAGACTTCTGTTCTGCATTACACCAAGAAATGCAAGGTTATGTAAGAGTTTCTCCAGCAGGAAGCAATGTTCCTCTTACTTACAGCCTCAATAATAAAGCGGATAACGCTAAAAGCCCTGTGAAAACAGCAGTAACAAAATAA
- a CDS encoding nitrous oxide reductase accessory protein NosL, protein MKNLFNILGIISLGIFFSCSPKGPEKINFGKDQCELCKMGIEDPKFATELITEKGRIYKFDDLNCMQSYATENAEQVGQAKLFVPDFLTNELFPLEKATLITGGAIKSPMNGNVAAFIDKTKAQEEAQKLGASFLEQ, encoded by the coding sequence ATGAAAAATTTATTTAACATTCTAGGAATCATCTCTTTAGGTATATTTTTTTCTTGTTCACCAAAAGGTCCAGAAAAAATAAACTTCGGGAAAGACCAGTGTGAACTTTGCAAAATGGGAATAGAAGACCCTAAATTCGCCACAGAACTTATTACAGAAAAAGGCAGAATCTATAAATTCGATGATCTGAACTGTATGCAAAGTTATGCTACCGAAAATGCAGAGCAAGTAGGTCAAGCCAAATTGTTTGTGCCAGATTTTCTCACCAATGAATTGTTCCCACTAGAAAAAGCAACCCTAATCACAGGTGGTGCCATAAAAAGCCCTATGAATGGTAATGTAGCTGCTTTTATCGACAAAACCAAAGCCCAAGAAGAAGCTCAAAAATTAGGAGCGAGCTTCCTAGAACAATAA
- the nosD gene encoding nitrous oxide reductase family maturation protein NosD yields MKNLSKILSLLFLLNFVYHSAKTLVVGKNQAYKTINSAIAQAQNGDTILVQKGHYKEGNINIQKSIALIGIGRPVLDGQMKYEIVSLRANKILLQGFKIINSGEDEVKNIGAVRLYDSQFSTIKNNIFENNYFGITIQRGYQCLIQNNKITTNRGKSQELIGDGVHVWSSAEIWIKNNYISGHKDGIYLEKANNTFVFRNISEKNKRYGLHFMFAHNNVYTGNIFKNNDAGVAVMYSRNVGMYKNKFLDNWGDGVYGLLLKDLTFSKIKNNIFNNNTAAIFMDGSSKVDLYNNQFSNNGWGIKLNANCMENRLMKNNFENNTFDVSTSGSLVMNTFKNNHWDKYEGYDLDKDQIGDVPFHPLSLYSVLSEQNPMIMLLYRAFFVEILDRSERLIPSLTPENFVDEKPEMRKNEVM; encoded by the coding sequence TTGAAAAATTTATCCAAAATATTATCATTGTTATTTCTCCTGAATTTTGTTTATCATTCAGCAAAAACGCTTGTGGTAGGTAAAAATCAGGCTTATAAAACCATTAACTCCGCCATTGCTCAAGCTCAAAATGGCGATACGATTTTGGTGCAAAAAGGTCATTACAAAGAAGGAAACATCAACATCCAAAAATCTATTGCCTTGATTGGAATCGGCAGACCTGTTTTGGACGGTCAGATGAAGTACGAAATTGTTTCTCTAAGAGCCAATAAAATTCTTTTGCAAGGTTTTAAAATCATCAATTCTGGGGAAGATGAAGTGAAAAACATAGGAGCTGTTCGATTGTATGACAGTCAGTTTTCTACTATTAAAAATAATATTTTCGAGAACAATTACTTCGGGATTACCATTCAGAGAGGTTACCAATGTTTGATTCAAAACAATAAAATCACCACCAATAGAGGGAAATCACAAGAATTAATCGGTGATGGCGTTCACGTTTGGTCCAGTGCAGAAATCTGGATCAAAAACAATTACATTTCTGGTCACAAAGACGGCATTTACTTAGAAAAAGCCAACAACACCTTTGTTTTTAGAAATATTTCCGAAAAAAATAAACGTTATGGGTTGCACTTCATGTTCGCTCATAACAATGTCTACACCGGAAATATTTTTAAGAATAATGACGCTGGAGTTGCTGTAATGTACAGCCGAAATGTAGGTATGTATAAAAATAAATTCCTCGATAACTGGGGAGATGGCGTTTATGGACTTTTGCTCAAAGACCTTACCTTCAGTAAAATCAAAAACAATATTTTCAATAACAACACCGCTGCCATTTTTATGGATGGTTCATCAAAAGTAGACCTTTACAACAATCAGTTTTCTAACAACGGTTGGGGAATAAAACTCAATGCCAACTGCATGGAAAACCGTCTCATGAAGAATAATTTCGAAAACAATACTTTCGATGTGAGCACGAGTGGAAGCCTTGTGATGAATACTTTTAAAAATAATCACTGGGACAAATACGAAGGTTATGATCTAGACAAAGACCAAATTGGCGATGTTCCTTTTCATCCCTTGAGTTTATACTCCGTTCTTTCTGAGCAAAATCCTATGATTATGTTGTTGTACCGAGCCTTTTTTGTGGAGATATTAGACCGTTCCGAACGCTTAATTCCAAGTCTTACTCCTGAGAATTTTGTGGATGAGAAACCGGAGATGAGGAAGAATGAGGTGATGTGA
- a CDS encoding ABC transporter ATP-binding protein produces the protein MIEIKNLTKKFNKFTALNQVNIRFNDGHSVALIGPNGCGKTTLIKCILGLNVVEDGDILVNNESVKEHYLYRKNIGYMPQIGRYPENMTIAQTIQMIKDTRKVSENELDTELLEAFELKSIFDKKMRTLSGGTTQKVSAVLAFLFNPGIIILDEPTAGLDPLASEILKNKIIKEKNKGKLIIITSHLLSELDDIVSEIVFMNEGKVIVHQSVEELMTERKTEKISESIISILKEMKP, from the coding sequence ATGATTGAAATAAAAAATTTAACCAAAAAATTCAATAAGTTCACTGCGCTTAATCAGGTGAATATTCGCTTTAATGATGGGCATTCTGTAGCACTCATTGGTCCCAATGGTTGCGGAAAAACTACCCTTATTAAATGTATTCTCGGATTAAATGTAGTAGAAGATGGAGATATTTTGGTCAATAATGAAAGCGTAAAAGAACATTATCTCTACCGAAAAAATATTGGTTACATGCCTCAAATTGGTCGATATCCTGAGAATATGACCATCGCGCAAACCATTCAGATGATTAAAGATACCCGAAAAGTCTCTGAAAACGAATTGGATACCGAACTTCTGGAAGCTTTCGAACTGAAGAGTATTTTTGACAAAAAAATGCGCACCCTTTCTGGCGGAACTACCCAAAAAGTAAGTGCCGTTTTGGCTTTTTTATTCAATCCTGGGATTATAATTTTGGATGAACCAACGGCAGGTTTGGACCCACTTGCTTCTGAAATTTTAAAAAATAAAATCATCAAGGAAAAAAACAAAGGAAAACTCATCATTATCACCTCTCACCTGTTGAGCGAATTGGATGATATTGTGAGTGAAATTGTTTTCATGAATGAAGGAAAAGTCATTGTTCACCAATCTGTAGAAGAATTAATGACGGAAAGAAAAACCGAGAAAATCTCAGAAAGTATCATCAGTATTTTAAAGGAAATGAAGCCATGA
- a CDS encoding ABC transporter permease subunit produces the protein MNNIAKFIFFDILKNKIVLLYTLLLFVISWSVLGLDSNYTKATLSLLNIVLLVVPLVSIIFSTIYVYNSSQFIELLLSQPIARGKIWLNIFIGLSSALILAYLLGCGVPILLYSSIETGFSLIIIGVMLSVIFTAFAMLSSIGSRDRAKGIGISIFVWLFFAIIYDGILLVLMFQFSDYPIEGIMATLAAINPIGLARIFVLLQLNISAMLGYSGAVFKDIFGSGGGMGISMVILFTWIAVPFLLSYIKFNKKDL, from the coding sequence ATGAACAATATCGCAAAATTCATCTTTTTCGACATTTTAAAGAATAAAATCGTCTTGTTGTATACCCTACTCCTCTTTGTTATTTCATGGTCAGTATTGGGATTAGACAGCAATTACACCAAGGCTACGTTGAGTTTACTCAATATTGTTTTATTGGTGGTTCCACTTGTGAGCATTATTTTTTCTACGATTTACGTGTATAACAGCAGTCAGTTTATAGAATTATTATTGAGTCAACCCATTGCAAGAGGTAAAATTTGGTTGAATATTTTTATCGGGCTTTCCTCAGCATTGATTTTGGCGTATTTGCTTGGTTGTGGCGTTCCTATTTTGCTTTATTCTTCTATAGAAACAGGGTTTTCGCTTATTATCATTGGAGTAATGCTTTCGGTTATTTTCACGGCATTTGCTATGTTGTCTTCGATTGGAAGTAGAGACCGAGCCAAAGGAATAGGCATTTCGATTTTTGTTTGGTTGTTTTTTGCTATTATTTATGACGGCATTTTATTGGTTCTCATGTTTCAATTTTCGGATTATCCCATTGAAGGAATCATGGCGACATTGGCAGCGATAAATCCTATTGGTCTTGCTCGAATTTTCGTGCTCTTGCAACTCAATATTTCAGCGATGCTCGGCTATTCTGGAGCAGTTTTTAAAGATATTTTTGGTTCAGGTGGCGGAATGGGAATTTCTATGGTGATTCTCTTTACTTGGATTGCAGTCCCTTTTCTGCTCTCTTATATCAAATTTAATAAGAAAGATTTATAA
- a CDS encoding fasciclin domain-containing protein — translation MKKTFLILSCVALGLISCNKTEATTENSTSTETVAGGQEAVVDEDSAPTIVKLAAGNKDLSTLVTAVEAAGLTTSLSNAGPFTVFAPVNAAFDKLPAGTVDDLLKPENNSKLGDILGHHTYVGVIKTEQMTDGQSLGMVDGKNITIKMVNGKPTINGTVNIIASVPASNGIVHLVDGVILPQ, via the coding sequence ATGAAAAAGACATTTCTAATCCTTTCTTGTGTTGCTTTAGGACTTATCTCTTGCAACAAAACCGAGGCTACCACTGAAAACTCTACCTCTACAGAAACTGTAGCTGGTGGTCAAGAAGCTGTAGTAGACGAAGATTCTGCTCCTACCATTGTAAAATTAGCGGCAGGAAATAAAGATCTTTCTACCCTCGTTACCGCAGTAGAAGCAGCGGGACTCACTACTTCACTCAGTAATGCAGGTCCATTTACTGTTTTTGCGCCTGTAAATGCTGCTTTTGATAAATTACCTGCTGGAACAGTTGATGATTTATTAAAACCTGAAAACAACAGTAAATTGGGTGATATTTTAGGACACCACACTTATGTAGGAGTGATTAAAACAGAACAAATGACTGACGGTCAATCATTAGGTATGGTAGACGGTAAAAATATTACTATTAAAATGGTGAATGGCAAACCAACTATCAACGGAACCGTTAATATTATTGCTAGTGTTCCTGCCTCTAACGGAATTGTACATTTGGTAGATGGTGTTATTTTACCACAATAA
- a CDS encoding DUF5675 family protein, with the protein MEIVLERMYFPEGTNGVLSLNGKEICKTIELPWRNNKARVSCIPEGKYKIRKRFSAKFKWHLELINVKNRKYILLHPANNALKELNGCIAPVSQITGEGRGNESRKAFEKLKNLVFPYLENGFVVELIVTKKNIK; encoded by the coding sequence ATGGAAATCGTATTGGAAAGGATGTATTTTCCCGAAGGAACGAACGGCGTTTTAAGCCTAAACGGCAAAGAAATTTGTAAAACGATAGAATTGCCTTGGCGAAATAATAAAGCTCGAGTTTCGTGTATTCCAGAGGGAAAATACAAAATCCGAAAGCGTTTTAGTGCAAAGTTTAAGTGGCACTTGGAGTTGATCAATGTAAAGAATAGAAAATACATTCTTTTACATCCAGCAAATAACGCTTTGAAGGAGTTGAATGGTTGTATTGCTCCGGTAAGTCAAATTACAGGAGAAGGTAGAGGAAATGAATCGAGAAAGGCTTTTGAGAAGCTCAAAAATTTGGTTTTCCCCTATTTAGAGAATGGTTTTGTAGTAGAACTCATTGTTACCAAAAAAAATATTAAATAA
- a CDS encoding DUF6943 family protein, whose amino-acid sequence MQNFKVRTYDVQQATPKTAIFILNRGRNAGKPLQEPCPNCFILYCRNLEEMENVYWTFYALWKHGFFHPYLCGSVIEMLRISELKTLMRNFIIPALEKSSQNPEMTLKIKSTWELEKKIEQQAKAVKELRDSLVRRYYLSM is encoded by the coding sequence ATGCAAAATTTCAAAGTACGTACATACGATGTACAACAGGCTACGCCTAAAACCGCAATTTTTATTCTTAACCGTGGCAGAAATGCTGGAAAACCCCTCCAAGAACCTTGTCCGAACTGCTTTATTTTATACTGCAGAAACTTAGAAGAAATGGAAAATGTTTACTGGACATTTTACGCCCTGTGGAAACATGGATTTTTCCATCCTTACTTGTGCGGAAGTGTTATTGAAATGCTTCGTATTTCTGAACTAAAAACACTGATGCGCAATTTTATTATTCCAGCTCTTGAAAAATCCTCCCAAAACCCAGAAATGACACTTAAAATCAAATCTACATGGGAATTAGAAAAGAAAATTGAACAGCAGGCAAAAGCAGTAAAAGAACTTCGTGATAGTTTAGTTAGACGTTACTATTTATCGATGTAA